A single Ciona intestinalis chromosome 12, KH, whole genome shotgun sequence DNA region contains:
- the LOC104266296 gene encoding ras-related and estrogen-regulated growth inhibitor-like protein gives MEIVVSKNKGDRFLRNNVALKQNEQNEKPTKALFKKSGLKLWTELKIKWKNQNKNKPFRILVVGSHNVGKSAILVRFLTRRFIGEYMSGGDGSYNFNTASGRLVTFLDTSSSSTENPVLASNEICRSDGIIVVYDVGDPSSFRYAVDCMHTIRANSNNEGEAEKPILLIGNKTDLEKRRKVSSHKGIEKTCLLVGPNEYEEVSAAEDTGAVSRCMEKLIKKIELKENRQNKKNNETDATKKRFSCQPVRSISLLELSKNRALSLPDIV, from the exons ATGGAGATTGTAGTATCGAAAAACAAAGGAGACCGTTTTCTAAGAAATAATGTTGCTCTGAAACAGAATGAACAGAATGAAAAACCAACGAAAGCTTTATTCAAGAAAAGTGGCTTAAAGTT ATGGACggagttaaaaataaagtggAAAAATCAgaacaaaaacaaaccttttcgTATTTTAGTTGTTGGATCCCACAACGTTGGAAAGTCGG CTATTCTTGTCCGTTTTCTCACTCGCCGCTTTATTGGGGAATACATGTCCGGCGGCGATGGGTCATACAATTTCAACACCGCCTCGGGCCGTCTGGTAACTTTTCTGGACACAAGCTCGTCATCA ACCGAAAATCCGGTGCTGGCTAGCAATGAGATTTGCCGCAGTGACGGCATAATAGTCGTTTATGACGTTGGCGACCCATCTTCGTTCCGTTATGCGGTTGATTGCATGCATACGATAAGGGCAAATTCAAACAATGAAGGCGAAGCAGAAAAGCCAATACTTCTGATTGGAAACAAGACAGATCTAGAA aaacgACGAAAAGTATCGTCTCACAAAGGCATCGAGAAAACCTGCTTACTGGTGGGCCCCAACGAATATGAAGAAGTGTCGGCAGCCGAAGACACAGGGGCAGTATCTCGGTGCATGGAAAAGCTCATCAAGAAAATcgaattaaaagaaaatcgacaaaataagaaaaacaatGAGACTGACGCAACCAAAAAGCGGTTTAGTTGCCAACCAGTTCGAAGCATCAGTTTGCTTGAGTTGAGTAAAAATCGAGCACTCAGCCTACCAGATATTGTTTAA